GGCCTGCTGGAGCTCGCCGGTGGTGAGCACTCCGGCGGGCCGTGTGCCGGGTACGAGGCGTGCGCTGCGCGGGCGTTCGCGCGCACCGGTGGCGAGGACGACGGCGCGTGCGGTGATGCGTTCGAGCCCGTGCGGGCCGGTGGTGTCCAGGGTGAGCGGCCCCGCCCACCCGGTGGCGGTGACGCCGGCCCGCACGCGTGCGCCGGAGCCGAGCGCGGCCTCGACGGTCCTGGCCGCATACTGCGGCCCGGTCACGCCCCACCGACCGAAACCGCGGTGGTGGCAGTGCCGCGGTACGCCGCCCGCCACCGCCTCCCGCTCCAGAATCTCGACCACCCCAACGCCGCCCTCGGCAAGACTCCGGGCGACAGCGAGCCCAGCGGGCCCCGCGCCGACGACGACCACGTCGACGCTCCGCTGCCGCCGCGTCATTCCGGCCCCCACTCGCCCCGCCCCTCATGAAGTGCACGCACGGCCGCCCCGCAGTAGAACCCCTGACACCGTCCGCCACGCGCCCGGGTCCTGCGGCGCAGGCCCTCCAGGGACGCGGGCGGGACCGTGCTGATCAGGGCGTCCCTGATCTCGCCCCGGGTCACGCGCTCGCAGTGGCACACGATGGTGCCGTACGCGGGGTCGGTCGCGATGAGGTCGGCGCGCTGGTAGGGGCGGGGGAAGGCCTCGCCCAGGTTGGGCATGTGGACGGGCGTCAGGTCGACCGGCTGCTTGAGGCCGAGGCCGGGGCCGGCCTCGGCGATCAGGCCCGCGACATGCGCCGCGATCGCCATCGACGCGGTGAGCCCGGTCGAGCGGATGCCGCCCACGGTGACGTAGCGCCGCTCCTCGTGGCAGCGGATGCGGTAGTCGTCGTGCTCGGTGGCGGCGCGCAGGCCCGCGTAGGCGGCGGTGACCTCCTCGTCGACCAGGGCCGGCAGGATGCGGCGCCCCTTCGCGAGGAGCCCGTCGAGTCCGTCCGCCGTCGTGCCGGTGGCCGCCTTGTCGTCGAGGTCCTCTGCGGTCGGGCCGAGGAGTACGTTGCCGTGGACGGTCGGCGCCACGAGGACGCCCTTGCCCAGCACGGTCGGCACCGGAAGCAGGATGTGCCGGACCAGGTCACGGGCGAGTTTGTCGAAGACGATGAGCTGGCCGCGGCGCGGGGTGACGGTGAAGTCGCCACTCCCGAGGACGAGCCGGTCGAGCACGTCGGCGTTCAGCCCCGCGGCGTTGACGAGGAACCGCGCCCGGAGCTCGCCGCGCGACGTGGACAGAATATGATCACCGCCGTCCGAACCGACCGCTCCCACCCGCGAGTTGAGGTGCAGGTCGACACCGGAGCGCACCGCTTGGGTGGCGTACGCGAGCGTGGTGGTCCAGGGGCAGATGATGCTCTCGCCCGGGACGTCGAGAGCGCCGAGGACTCCGGGGCCGAGCTGCGGTTCGCGGGCCCTGGTCTCGTCGGCGCCGATGATCCGCGCTGCGTCGTATCCATTGCGCCCGGCCTTCTCCAACAAGCCTGGTAATGCGGCCAGTTGGTCGTCGTCCCAGGCGACGAGCAGGGCGCCGACGGGCTCCACGGGGATGCCGGACTCGGCCGCGTAGGCGGAGAGGAGGCGCTGGCCCTCCCTGACGAGGCGGGACTCCAGGGAGCCGGGCACGGCGTCGAAACCGGTGTGCAGGATCGCCGTGTTGGCTTTGGAGGTGCCGTCGCCGACATCGCCGGACGCCTCCACCAGGGCAAGGCGCAGGTGTGGGTGGCGGGCCAGTTCACGGGCGATGGCGGTACCGACGACGCCGGCGCCGACGACGGCCACGTCGTAGGGCCGGGACGACATCTGCCCTTTGGGGGACAGCGGCCCCTTCGTGGTGACGGTCACGGGGACCCCGTCGGCGTGCGGTCGAGGAGCGCGGCCACCGCCGAGCGGAACCCGTCGAGGCGTTCGGCGGCGTGCGCGGCGTCGATGCGCGGCTCGTACACGGCGGCGGGCCGCCCGCGCGGGACCGCGTCCCGCACGGTGAGCGCGGGATCGAGCCCGAGCCGCGCGACGACACCCACGCCGAGCGCGGTCGCATCGGGCAACTCGGCGACTTCCAGTGGCAGTTGGAGAAGGTCCGCCTGGGTCTGCATCAGCAGGGCCGACCGGGTCAGGCCGCCGTCGACGCGCAGGGTGCGCAGCGGCTCGCCCAGGTCGGCGGCGACGGCGTCCGCGAGCGAGACGACCTGCGCGGCGATCCCCTCGCACAGGGCGCGGACCAGGTGCCCGGAGGTCGTGTCCAGACCGAGGCCCGTCAGAGAGCCGCGCAGGTCGCCGCGCCACCAGGGCGCCGCAAGACCGGCGAGGGCGGGCACGAAGGTGACACCGCCCGTGTCGGGCACGGCCGATCCGACCGGGTCGATGTCCTCGGCCCCCGCGATCACCCCGAGATCGGTGAGCCAGCGGACGGCGGAGGCGGCGGTGTAGACCTGCCCGTCGAGGCAGTAACTGCTCCGCCCGGCCAGTCGCCAGGCGACACAGCTGACCAGTCCCGAGCCGCCGCGGCGCGGACGGTCGCCGGTCGGGGCGAGCAGGAACGCCCCTGTTCCATAAGTGCACTTGGCGGTACCCCGCTCGGTCACGTCCTGGGCGAGCAGCGCGGCCTGCTGGTCCACGAGGAGCCCGGTGAGGGGAAGTTCGGGCCCGAACGCCTTGGTCGTGCCGACGGGCCCCGCGGCGTCGACGACGTCCGGCAGCCGCTCGCCGCCGAGGCCGAAGATGTCCAGGGCGCGGGGCGACCACGCAACAGTGTCCAGGTCGAGGAGCTGCGTGCGTCCCGCGGTGGCGGCGTCGGTGACGAACGCGCCGGTCAGCCGGTGGACGAGCCAGGCGTCGCTGGTGGTGACGACGCCGTCCCGGGTGAGGTGGCGCCGGATCCAGGCCATCTTCGGGGCGGCGAAGTAGGGGTCGAGCGGCAGCCCCGTAAGATCCCTCAACTCAGCGCCGTGAGGGGCCAGTTCCGCACACAGCGCTGCCGCCCGCCGGTCCTGCCAGACGATCGCGTCCGTCAGCGGTGTGCCGGACGCGGGGTCCCAGGCGAGGACCGTCTCGCCCTGGTTGGCGAGGCCGACCGCGTCGACGGGCTCGCCCGCGGCGGCCAGCGCGCTGCGCCCCGCGTCGACGACGGAGGCAAGCAGCGCGGCCGGATCGACCTCGACGACGCCGCCCGGGAGGTAGCGCGGACGTACGGGCGCGCCGCCCGAGCCGATCACGCCGCGGCGCGGGCAGACGACGAGGGCCTTCGTCCCCGACGTGCCCTGGTCGATGGCGAGGACGGTCCCCTCGCGCGGCCCACTGCCATTGGTGATCACCGCGGAAGCCTGCAACAGCCTCCGCAAGAGCGTCAAGGGCGCCCTCTTCACTCCGACCCCTAGACTGATCACCCGTCAATCTCCGTATGTTGTCTGTGACTTCACGCCTCTCTCTCCCCACAAGAGGAGCTCATGTCCACACCGGAAACAGGCACCACCTCGTCAGGCCCCGTCGAGTCCCGGCCGGCCGGGCGGCCGGCGGACGAGGAGGCCAGACTCAGGGAGCTGGGCTACCAGCCGGTCCTGGCCCGCCGCATGGGCGGCTTCGGCAACTTCGCCATCAGCTTCTCCGTGATCTCCATCCTGTCCGGCTGCATGACGCTCTACGGATTCGGCCTCGGCACGGGCGGCCCGGCCGTGATGATGTGGGGCTGGGCGGGTGTCGGCCTCTTCGTCCTCCTCGTCGCCCTGGCGCTCGCCGAGGTCACCAGCGCGTACCCGACGTCCGGCGCCCTCTACTACATGGCCGACCGGCTCGCCGGCCGCCGCTGGGGCTGGTACACGGGCTGGCTCAACCTCCTGGGCCTGCTCGGCGCGATCGCCGGAATCGACTACGGCGCGGCCCTGTTCACCGGCGCGCTCCTCAACCTCCGGTTCGGCTTCGACCCGGCCCCGGGATCGACCTTCCTGATCTTCCTCGCCATCCTCTTCGTGCACGCCGTCCTGAACCTCTTCGACGTCCGCCTGGTCAGCGTGCTCAACTCGATCAGCGTGTGGTGGCACCTGGCCGGCGTGGCC
The DNA window shown above is from Streptomyces sp. NBC_01445 and carries:
- a CDS encoding FAD-dependent oxidoreductase, whose protein sequence is MSSRPYDVAVVGAGVVGTAIARELARHPHLRLALVEASGDVGDGTSKANTAILHTGFDAVPGSLESRLVREGQRLLSAYAAESGIPVEPVGALLVAWDDDQLAALPGLLEKAGRNGYDAARIIGADETRAREPQLGPGVLGALDVPGESIICPWTTTLAYATQAVRSGVDLHLNSRVGAVGSDGGDHILSTSRGELRARFLVNAAGLNADVLDRLVLGSGDFTVTPRRGQLIVFDKLARDLVRHILLPVPTVLGKGVLVAPTVHGNVLLGPTAEDLDDKAATGTTADGLDGLLAKGRRILPALVDEEVTAAYAGLRAATEHDDYRIRCHEERRYVTVGGIRSTGLTASMAIAAHVAGLIAEAGPGLGLKQPVDLTPVHMPNLGEAFPRPYQRADLIATDPAYGTIVCHCERVTRGEIRDALISTVPPASLEGLRRRTRARGGRCQGFYCGAAVRALHEGRGEWGPE
- a CDS encoding FGGY family carbohydrate kinase, with protein sequence MITNGSGPREGTVLAIDQGTSGTKALVVCPRRGVIGSGGAPVRPRYLPGGVVEVDPAALLASVVDAGRSALAAAGEPVDAVGLANQGETVLAWDPASGTPLTDAIVWQDRRAAALCAELAPHGAELRDLTGLPLDPYFAAPKMAWIRRHLTRDGVVTTSDAWLVHRLTGAFVTDAATAGRTQLLDLDTVAWSPRALDIFGLGGERLPDVVDAAGPVGTTKAFGPELPLTGLLVDQQAALLAQDVTERGTAKCTYGTGAFLLAPTGDRPRRGGSGLVSCVAWRLAGRSSYCLDGQVYTAASAVRWLTDLGVIAGAEDIDPVGSAVPDTGGVTFVPALAGLAAPWWRGDLRGSLTGLGLDTTSGHLVRALCEGIAAQVVSLADAVAADLGEPLRTLRVDGGLTRSALLMQTQADLLQLPLEVAELPDATALGVGVVARLGLDPALTVRDAVPRGRPAAVYEPRIDAAHAAERLDGFRSAVAALLDRTPTGSP